In one Streptomyces marincola genomic region, the following are encoded:
- a CDS encoding TrmH family RNA methyltransferase, whose amino-acid sequence MALQRISARNARFQQWQAHLTNRTKRQRAGEFLVQGVRPISQAVERGWPIRTLIFDDGRQPTRWAAHILREVRAEKVAMTPELMAELGGKDDGVPELIVVAELPPDDLARIPVGPRFLGVAFDRPTSPGNIGTIVRSADSFGADGLVVTGHAADAYDPKSVRASTGSLFAVPVVRAPGHREVAAWLAGAREAGHPVTVVGTDEAGTADVADFDLTGPVLLAIGNETSGLSAGWRETCDALVRIPMGGTASSLNAASAASIVLYEAARQRAAAGSPGAASEA is encoded by the coding sequence GTGGCGCTTCAGCGGATTTCGGCGCGCAATGCCCGGTTCCAGCAGTGGCAGGCGCACCTGACGAACCGCACCAAGCGCCAGCGCGCGGGCGAGTTCCTCGTGCAGGGGGTCCGGCCGATCTCCCAGGCGGTCGAACGCGGCTGGCCGATCCGCACGCTGATCTTCGACGACGGCCGGCAACCGACCCGTTGGGCCGCGCACATCCTGCGCGAGGTGCGGGCCGAGAAGGTCGCCATGACGCCGGAGCTGATGGCGGAGCTCGGCGGCAAGGACGACGGCGTGCCGGAGCTGATCGTGGTGGCGGAGCTGCCGCCGGACGATCTGGCGCGGATTCCGGTCGGCCCGCGCTTCCTCGGCGTGGCCTTCGACCGGCCGACCAGCCCGGGCAACATCGGCACCATCGTGCGTTCCGCCGACTCCTTCGGCGCGGACGGCCTGGTGGTGACGGGGCACGCGGCCGACGCGTACGACCCCAAGTCGGTGCGGGCCAGCACCGGTTCGCTGTTCGCGGTGCCGGTGGTGCGCGCGCCGGGGCACCGCGAGGTGGCCGCCTGGCTGGCGGGGGCGCGGGAGGCGGGGCACCCGGTGACGGTGGTGGGCACGGACGAGGCCGGCACGGCGGACGTCGCGGACTTCGACCTGACCGGCCCGGTGCTCCTCGCGATCGGCAACGAGACGTCGGGGCTCAGCGCGGGCTGGCGCGAGACGTGCGACGCGCTGGTGCGGATTCCGATGGGCGGCACGGCGAGTTCGCTGAACGCGGCCAGCGCCGCCAGCATCGTGCTGTACGAGGCGGCCAGGCAACGGGCCGCCGCCGGTTCCCCCGGGGCCGCGTCCGAAGCCTGA
- a CDS encoding SDR family NAD(P)-dependent oxidoreductase, translated as MGTTLAGRTALVTGGSRGIGAAIARGLADEGANVVVGYGSARERAEEVVRDLTALGVRAAAHRADQGDAAAVEGLVERVAADFGGLDILVNNAGVSVQGPVDPGERAAFDHQIAVNLGGVLAAVRAASRVMGEGGRIITVGSTLGSRAGFTSVAEYAATKAAVAGYSRGAARDLAPRGITVNVVEPGAVDTDMNPHDGETADAQRAANAMGRYGRPEEVAAGVVFLASPAASFVTGTTLTIDGGYLA; from the coding sequence ATGGGAACGACACTGGCGGGGCGCACCGCGCTGGTCACCGGCGGCTCGCGCGGCATAGGCGCGGCCATCGCCCGCGGGCTGGCCGATGAGGGCGCGAACGTGGTGGTCGGCTACGGCAGCGCGCGGGAACGGGCGGAGGAGGTCGTCCGCGACCTCACGGCCCTGGGGGTCCGCGCGGCGGCGCACCGGGCGGACCAGGGGGACGCGGCGGCCGTCGAAGGGCTGGTCGAGCGGGTGGCCGCGGACTTCGGCGGCCTCGACATCCTGGTGAACAACGCGGGCGTCTCCGTCCAGGGCCCGGTCGACCCGGGCGAGCGCGCGGCGTTCGACCACCAGATCGCGGTGAACCTCGGCGGGGTGCTCGCGGCCGTGCGCGCCGCCAGCCGGGTCATGGGCGAGGGCGGCAGGATCATCACCGTCGGCTCGACCCTCGGCTCCCGCGCGGGCTTCACCTCCGTGGCGGAGTACGCGGCGACCAAGGCCGCGGTCGCCGGCTACAGCCGGGGCGCGGCGCGGGACCTGGCGCCGCGCGGCATCACCGTGAACGTCGTGGAGCCGGGCGCGGTCGACACCGACATGAACCCGCACGACGGCGAGACCGCCGACGCGCAGCGCGCGGCGAACGCGATGGGCCGCTACGGCAGGCCGGAGGAGGTCGCCGCCGGGGTCGTGTTCCTGGCGAGCCCGGCGGCCTCGTTCGTCACCGGCACCACGCTCACGATCGACGGCGGCTACCTGGCCTGA
- a CDS encoding DUF2630 family protein: protein MGEKDILARVGELVAEERALRERAVGHGLQEAEEARLGDVEVRLDQCWDLLRQRRARTEFGRDPDGAVLRPGPEVEGYES, encoded by the coding sequence ATGGGCGAAAAGGACATCCTGGCTCGCGTCGGCGAGCTGGTGGCCGAGGAGCGGGCCCTGCGGGAGCGGGCCGTCGGCCACGGGCTCCAGGAGGCCGAGGAGGCACGGCTCGGCGATGTCGAGGTCCGCCTCGACCAGTGCTGGGACCTGCTGCGCCAGCGGCGCGCGCGCACCGAGTTCGGCCGGGACCCCGACGGGGCGGTGCTGCGGCCGGGCCCCGAGGTCGAGGGCTACGAGAGCTGA
- a CDS encoding CU044_5270 family protein, protein MKREEGTPRREDLARLLPAPEVLALTEDGAREIEELVMKELHNMNAAARTSGGDAAVPAAARPRWRRPAWVAVPAALALTAGAVAYAVAARDGGASDPAGPVAAPATAGQLLDRVASVAGREDVPVPDADQFIYSRVLRTVEWPEPGAYIDPTAVGGEDAVPGEGEVGPSASGGQAYVEVIESDQLVPVPAERESERWISPDGTRGWTHDLEDGVPGEGRSLDTEPWEPYLEAPTYDFLATLPTDADGLLDRVYGEFGESDGLTGEALEQRVFEGLGDLAFADLLPPGLEDGVYEALGRVPGIELLEDAEDAAGRPALGVARTGAETGVRSAYLFAPDTYEYLGYQEVQVEERDGVEAGTVWDEYALLGLGVVDEVRQRPGEDTAAV, encoded by the coding sequence GTGAAGCGTGAAGAAGGAACGCCTCGCCGCGAGGATCTGGCGCGGCTCCTTCCGGCCCCCGAGGTGCTGGCCCTCACCGAGGACGGCGCTCGGGAGATCGAGGAGCTCGTGATGAAGGAACTGCACAATATGAACGCGGCGGCCCGGACGTCCGGCGGGGACGCCGCCGTGCCGGCCGCGGCCCGCCCCCGGTGGCGGCGGCCCGCGTGGGTGGCCGTCCCGGCGGCACTGGCGCTGACGGCCGGCGCGGTGGCGTACGCGGTGGCCGCCAGGGACGGCGGCGCGTCGGACCCGGCCGGGCCGGTGGCCGCGCCGGCCACGGCGGGGCAGCTGCTCGACCGCGTGGCGTCCGTGGCGGGCCGGGAGGACGTTCCGGTGCCCGACGCCGACCAGTTCATCTACTCGCGGGTCCTGCGCACCGTCGAGTGGCCCGAGCCCGGCGCCTACATCGACCCGACCGCGGTCGGCGGCGAGGACGCCGTGCCGGGAGAGGGGGAGGTCGGCCCGTCGGCGTCGGGCGGACAGGCCTATGTCGAAGTCATCGAGTCGGACCAGCTGGTACCCGTGCCCGCAGAACGCGAGTCGGAGCGCTGGATCTCCCCGGACGGCACCCGGGGGTGGACGCACGACCTTGAGGACGGCGTTCCGGGGGAGGGGCGGTCACTCGACACCGAGCCGTGGGAGCCCTATCTGGAGGCGCCGACCTACGACTTCCTCGCCACCCTGCCCACCGACGCGGACGGGCTGCTCGACCGGGTGTACGGGGAGTTCGGCGAGTCCGACGGGCTGACCGGGGAGGCGCTGGAGCAGCGGGTGTTCGAGGGCCTGGGGGACCTGGCGTTCGCCGACCTCCTGCCGCCCGGCCTTGAGGACGGCGTCTACGAGGCCCTGGGCCGGGTGCCCGGCATCGAACTGCTTGAGGACGCCGAGGACGCCGCCGGCCGGCCCGCGCTCGGCGTGGCCCGCACCGGCGCCGAGACGGGGGTGCGGTCCGCCTACCTCTTCGCCCCCGACACCTACGAGTACCTCGGGTACCAGGAGGTCCAGGTCGAGGAGCGGGACGGCGTCGAGGCGGGAACGGTCTGGGACGAGTACGCGCTGCTCGGACTGGGCGTGGTGGACGAGGTCAGGCAGCGGCCGGGCGAGGACACCGCCGCGGTCTGA
- a CDS encoding TetR/AcrR family transcriptional regulator: MATGRPRAFDLEERLDLALDVFWRQGYEGTALSDLTEAMGINRPSLYAAYGNKEALFGKVVDRYLEGPARHLRAALREPTARAVAEHLLRGSVEVVTSARNPQGGCLLVQGALSTGDQGAAARSRLADGRRAAAAALRRRFEQAQADGDLDPEEDAADLARYIASVSYGLSVHASDGCGAEELHRVVDRALASWPG, translated from the coding sequence ATGGCGACGGGACGCCCACGGGCCTTCGATCTGGAGGAACGGCTCGACCTGGCCCTCGACGTCTTCTGGCGGCAGGGGTACGAGGGCACCGCGCTGTCCGACCTGACCGAGGCCATGGGGATCAACCGGCCGAGCCTGTACGCCGCCTACGGCAACAAGGAGGCGCTGTTCGGCAAGGTCGTCGACCGCTATCTGGAGGGCCCGGCCCGCCACCTGCGCGCCGCGCTCCGCGAGCCCACGGCGCGCGCGGTGGCCGAGCACCTGCTGCGCGGTTCCGTCGAGGTCGTCACCTCGGCGCGCAATCCGCAGGGCGGCTGCCTGCTCGTCCAGGGCGCGCTGTCCACCGGCGACCAGGGCGCCGCCGCGCGCTCCCGGCTCGCCGACGGCCGCAGGGCCGCCGCGGCGGCCCTGCGCCGCCGCTTCGAACAGGCGCAGGCCGACGGGGACCTCGACCCGGAGGAGGACGCGGCCGACCTGGCCCGCTACATCGCCTCGGTGTCCTACGGCCTGTCCGTGCACGCCTCCGACGGCTGCGGCGCGGAGGAACTGCACCGGGTGGTCGACCGGGCCCTGGCCTCCTGGCCCGGCTGA